In Streptococcus respiraculi, one DNA window encodes the following:
- the mutY gene encoding A/G-specific adenine glycosylase, with amino-acid sequence MFDFEKYGIEMWPQDKIVAFRKALLDWYDAHKRDLPWRRTKDPYAIWVSEIMLQQTRVDTVKPYYERFLYHLPTIRDLAEAKEEVILKLWEGLGYYSRVRNMQQAAQQMVADFDGAFPKTYAEIASLKGIGPYTAGAIASIAFDLPEPAVDGNVMRVMSRLFEVDYDIGVPGNRKIFQAIMEELIDLDRPGDFNQALMDLGSDIESPVNPHPEDSPVKEFSAAYLNGTMDKYPIKAPKKKPRPVAYQAFIIRNEKNEFLLEKNQQSNLLAGFWSFPLLEKGAVVPPQVSLFEVAEDGPQIDVRKEFCKLYPLAVEWQADEFSPVQHIFSHRKWQIELLEGRTSSAEFQTDREVQWVAVEDFHRYPFAKPQQKMWDSYLAGKQGLK; translated from the coding sequence ATGTTTGATTTTGAGAAATACGGCATTGAAATGTGGCCACAAGATAAGATAGTAGCCTTTAGAAAGGCTCTGCTGGACTGGTACGATGCTCATAAGCGTGATTTACCTTGGCGGCGTACTAAAGACCCGTATGCCATTTGGGTCTCTGAAATTATGCTCCAGCAGACGCGGGTCGATACGGTAAAACCTTATTATGAGCGCTTTTTGTATCATTTGCCGACCATTCGCGACTTAGCAGAAGCAAAAGAAGAAGTAATCTTAAAACTTTGGGAGGGGCTAGGCTATTACTCACGGGTGCGCAATATGCAGCAAGCTGCCCAACAAATGGTAGCGGATTTTGACGGAGCTTTCCCAAAAACTTATGCAGAAATTGCCAGTCTTAAAGGTATTGGTCCTTATACTGCAGGTGCGATTGCCAGCATCGCCTTTGATTTACCAGAGCCAGCTGTTGACGGAAACGTCATGCGGGTGATGAGCCGTTTGTTCGAGGTAGATTATGACATTGGTGTACCAGGCAACCGCAAAATTTTTCAGGCTATCATGGAAGAATTGATTGACCTAGACCGACCTGGAGATTTTAACCAAGCTCTTATGGATTTAGGATCAGATATCGAATCACCTGTCAATCCACACCCAGAAGACAGTCCTGTCAAGGAGTTCAGCGCAGCGTATCTTAATGGTACAATGGACAAATATCCAATAAAGGCACCCAAGAAAAAGCCTCGACCAGTTGCTTATCAAGCCTTTATTATCCGCAATGAAAAAAATGAGTTTCTGCTAGAAAAAAATCAGCAGTCCAATTTATTGGCAGGATTCTGGTCCTTTCCCTTATTAGAAAAAGGAGCTGTCGTGCCTCCGCAAGTGTCTTTGTTTGAGGTGGCAGAAGACGGTCCACAAATCGATGTTCGCAAGGAATTTTGTAAGCTTTATCCACTAGCAGTCGAATGGCAGGCAGATGAATTTTCGCCAGTTCAGCATATCTTTAGCCACCGTAAATGGCAGATCGAGCTTTTAGAAGGACGTACTTCAAGCGCAGAATTTCAAACAGACCGAGAAGTACAGTGGGTTGCAGTCGAAGATTTTCATCGCTACCCTTTTGCTAAACCACAACAAAAGATGTGGGATAGCTACTTGGCAGGAAAACAAGGTTTGAAATAA
- a CDS encoding phospho-sugar mutase, which translates to MTYQEHYQAWLNYAELPDYLQEDLRSMDEKTKEDAFYTSLEFGTAGMRGLIGAGTNRINIYVVRQATEGLARLIESKGQEAKARGVAIAYDSRHFSQEFAFDSARVLAEHGIKAYVFEELRPTPELSFAVRHLQTVAGIMITASHNPAPYNGYKVYGEDGGQMPPADADALTDYIREITDPFAVAVADLEAAKESGLIEVIGEVVDCEYLKEIKDVNINQDLINEYGRDMKIVFTPLHGTGEMLARRALAQAGFKSVQVVESQASPDPNFSTVKSPNPESQSAFALAEELGRQVDADVLVATDPDADRLGVEIRQADGSYRNLSGNQIGALIAKYILEAHKQAGTLPANAALAKSIVSTELVTKIAESYGATMFNVLTGFKFIAEKIQEFEEKHNHTYMFGFEESFGYLIKPFVRDKDAIQAVLIVAEIAAYYRSKGLTLADGIDQIFAEYGYYAEKTISVTLSGVDGKAEIKKIMDKFRGNAPTQFNQTDIALLEDFQEQTATDKDGNVASLTTPPSNVLKYTLTDDSWFAVRPSGTEPKIKFYIATVGTDMQDAENKIAAIEAEINAFVKE; encoded by the coding sequence ATGACATATCAAGAACACTATCAAGCATGGCTCAACTATGCAGAGCTTCCTGACTATCTACAGGAAGACTTGCGTAGCATGGATGAGAAAACTAAAGAAGATGCCTTTTATACATCTCTTGAATTTGGAACAGCTGGTATGCGCGGATTGATTGGTGCTGGTACTAACCGCATCAACATTTACGTAGTTCGTCAAGCTACTGAGGGCTTGGCTCGTCTCATCGAGTCAAAAGGTCAAGAAGCCAAAGCCAGAGGGGTTGCCATTGCCTACGATTCACGCCACTTCTCCCAAGAATTTGCCTTTGATTCGGCCCGCGTACTAGCTGAACACGGTATTAAAGCCTATGTTTTTGAAGAATTGCGCCCAACACCTGAGCTGTCTTTTGCTGTTCGTCATCTCCAAACAGTTGCTGGAATCATGATTACCGCTAGCCACAACCCTGCACCTTACAACGGTTATAAAGTATATGGCGAAGATGGTGGTCAAATGCCTCCTGCAGATGCCGATGCTTTGACAGACTACATCCGCGAAATCACTGACCCGTTTGCCGTTGCTGTAGCTGACTTAGAGGCAGCAAAAGAAAGTGGTCTTATCGAAGTGATTGGTGAAGTAGTTGATTGCGAATACCTCAAAGAAATCAAGGATGTGAATATCAACCAAGACCTCATCAACGAATATGGTCGCGATATGAAGATTGTCTTTACACCGCTTCATGGTACTGGTGAAATGTTGGCTCGTCGTGCCTTGGCTCAAGCTGGATTTAAATCTGTCCAAGTCGTAGAAAGTCAAGCAAGTCCAGACCCAAACTTCTCAACCGTCAAATCACCAAACCCAGAAAGTCAATCTGCCTTTGCTCTTGCAGAAGAATTAGGCCGTCAAGTGGACGCCGATGTATTGGTCGCAACAGACCCAGATGCTGACCGCTTAGGTGTAGAAATCCGTCAAGCAGACGGCAGCTACCGTAACCTTTCTGGTAACCAAATCGGAGCTCTCATCGCTAAATATATCTTGGAAGCCCACAAACAAGCAGGAACGTTACCAGCTAATGCAGCCCTTGCGAAATCAATCGTATCTACTGAGCTTGTAACCAAGATTGCTGAAAGCTACGGCGCTACCATGTTCAACGTCTTAACTGGTTTCAAATTCATCGCAGAGAAAATTCAAGAATTTGAAGAAAAACATAACCACACCTACATGTTTGGTTTCGAAGAAAGTTTTGGCTACCTTATCAAGCCATTCGTTCGTGACAAGGACGCAATCCAGGCAGTTCTGATTGTTGCAGAAATCGCTGCCTACTACCGCTCTAAAGGTTTGACCTTGGCTGACGGTATCGACCAAATTTTTGCAGAATACGGCTACTACGCAGAGAAAACCATTTCTGTTACCCTATCAGGTGTCGACGGAAAAGCCGAAATCAAAAAAATCATGGATAAATTCCGTGGCAATGCTCCAACCCAATTCAACCAAACAGACATTGCTTTGCTAGAAGATTTCCAAGAACAAACCGCAACCGACAAAGACGGCAATGTGGCAAGTTTGACCACTCCACCGAGCAACGTCTTGAAATATACCTTGACAGACGATTCTTGGTTTGCTGTTCGTCCGTCTGGAACAGAACCAAAAATCAAGTTCTACATCGCGACAGTTGGCACAGACATGCAAGATGCAGAAAACAAAATTGCTGCAATTGAGGCTGAAATCAACGCATTCGTGAAAGAATAA
- a CDS encoding ECF transporter S component, with amino-acid sequence MRQTKSTQVATLAIFFAVMIVIDILSSVIFNLFPVPIKPTIVHIPVIVASILYGPKIGATLGGMMGILSVVHNTIMLLPTSYLFSPFVANGQWYSLVVAILPRILIGVTPYFIYCLSQKRVGLLIAGAIGSMTNTVFVLGSIFFLFSSVYNGNIQKMLATIIGTNSIAEMLIAAFLTAAIVPTLQKAKK; translated from the coding sequence ATGAGACAAACTAAATCAACCCAAGTTGCAACCTTGGCTATCTTTTTTGCGGTGATGATTGTCATTGACATTCTTAGCTCTGTCATCTTTAACCTCTTTCCTGTCCCAATCAAGCCAACGATTGTTCATATCCCTGTTATCGTGGCTTCTATCCTTTACGGACCAAAGATTGGGGCTACACTAGGAGGAATGATGGGCATTTTAAGTGTTGTTCATAATACAATTATGCTCTTACCAACCAGCTATCTTTTCTCTCCTTTTGTTGCCAATGGACAATGGTATTCTTTGGTTGTTGCTATCCTTCCTCGTATATTGATTGGGGTAACGCCATACTTTATCTATTGCCTATCACAAAAGCGGGTAGGACTATTAATCGCTGGTGCAATTGGTTCTATGACCAATACAGTCTTTGTTCTTGGAAGTATCTTCTTCCTATTTTCTTCCGTCTATAATGGAAATATTCAAAAGATGTTAGCCACGATTATCGGAACAAATTCAATCGCTGAAATGCTCATTGCAGCCTTTCTAACAGCAGCCATCGTACCCACTCTGCAAAAAGCAAAAAAATAA
- the coaC gene encoding phosphopantothenoylcysteine decarboxylase codes for MAHITLAVTGSISAYKAADLTSQLGKIGHSVTVLMTTAATQFITPLTLQALSKNVVHTDVMTEEDPSSIKHIDIAKQTDLFLVAPASAQTIAKLSYGFADNIVTAVALALPSTTPKLIAPAMNTNMYLNPATQENLKRLQSYGFEEISPRESLLACGDVGVGALADIDIILEKVSETLHETN; via the coding sequence ATGGCACATATCACCCTTGCCGTTACCGGCTCTATATCCGCTTATAAAGCCGCTGATTTAACAAGCCAACTAGGAAAAATCGGCCACTCCGTCACGGTCCTAATGACTACTGCTGCCACCCAATTTATCACCCCGCTGACCTTACAAGCTTTATCCAAAAATGTGGTGCATACCGATGTGATGACTGAGGAAGACCCTAGCTCGATTAAGCATATTGACATTGCTAAGCAGACCGACTTGTTTCTAGTCGCGCCTGCTTCTGCCCAGACGATTGCCAAACTCTCTTATGGCTTTGCTGACAACATTGTTACTGCTGTTGCCCTAGCCTTGCCTAGCACTACACCCAAGTTGATTGCGCCAGCCATGAATACAAATATGTACCTCAATCCTGCTACCCAGGAAAACCTCAAACGATTGCAGAGTTATGGCTTTGAGGAAATTTCACCGAGAGAATCCTTACTGGCTTGTGGTGATGTCGGAGTTGGCGCCCTTGCAGATATTGATATTATTTTAGAGAAAGTGAGTGAGACGCTTCATGAGACAAACTAA
- the coaB gene encoding phosphopantothenate--cysteine ligase — protein sequence MKILITSGGTSEAIDRVRSITNHATGHLGKIIAEKCLAAHLDVTLVTTKTAIKPQPQNGLTIVEITNVASLVSTLEGLVPQHDAIIHSMAVSDYSPVYMTGLEQVKAASNIESLLDETNAEGKISSNDDYQVLFLKKTPKVISFIKQWKPDIQLIGFKLLVNVSKEELFQVARASLVKNQADYILANDLADISPTKHGAYLVDREHVYPAQTKNEIADLILEKVLEKKK from the coding sequence ATGAAAATTTTGATTACCTCTGGCGGAACGAGTGAAGCGATTGACCGTGTCCGCTCTATTACTAATCACGCTACGGGACATTTAGGAAAAATTATCGCTGAAAAATGCCTAGCTGCCCATCTTGACGTGACCCTTGTTACCACCAAGACCGCCATAAAGCCGCAACCGCAGAATGGTCTGACCATTGTAGAAATCACAAATGTAGCAAGTCTAGTCAGTACACTAGAAGGGCTTGTTCCCCAGCACGACGCCATCATTCATAGCATGGCTGTCTCTGACTACAGCCCTGTTTACATGACAGGACTTGAGCAAGTAAAGGCTGCGTCAAATATTGAAAGCCTGCTAGATGAGACCAATGCCGAGGGAAAGATTTCGTCAAACGATGACTACCAAGTTCTCTTTCTCAAAAAGACCCCAAAGGTGATTTCTTTTATCAAACAATGGAAACCAGACATCCAGCTGATCGGCTTTAAACTCTTAGTCAATGTTTCCAAGGAAGAACTCTTTCAAGTGGCACGCGCTAGTCTCGTGAAAAATCAAGCAGACTACATCTTAGCCAACGATTTAGCGGATATTAGTCCGACTAAACACGGTGCCTATCTCGTTGATAGAGAACATGTCTATCCCGCTCAGACAAAAAATGAAATTGCAGATTTAATCCTCGAAAAAGTATTGGAGAAAAAGAAATAG
- a CDS encoding formate--tetrahydrofolate ligase has protein sequence MKTDIEIAQSVVLQPIVDVVEKVSITYDDLELYGKYKAKLAFDKIEAVKENELGKLILVTAINPTPAGEGKSTVTIGLADALSKIGKKTMIALREPSLGPVMGIKGGAAGGGYAQVLPMEDINLHFTGDMHAITTANNALSALIDNHIHQGNSLGIDQRRIIWKRVVDLNDRALRKVTVGLGGPLNGVPREDGFDITVASEIMAILCLATDLNDLKERLASIVIGYRFDRSPVYVRDLAVEGALTLLLKEALKPNLVQTIYGTPAFVHGGPFANIAHGCNSVLATSTALRLADYVVTEAGFGADLGAEKFLDIKTPNLPKAPDAVVIVATLRALKMHGGVAKEHLSEENVAAVEAGFANLKRHVENVKKYGIPAVVAINEFVTDTPAEIAALKELCAKISVPVELTSVWANGATGGVDLAETLVKTIEAQPAKYKRLYQADDSLETKITRIVTEIYGGKGLVFEKKARTQLGEFAKHGWDKLPVCMAKTQYSFSDDPTALGAPENFDITIREFVPKLGAGFIVALTGDVMTMPGLPKLPAALNMDVAEDGTAIGLF, from the coding sequence ATGAAAACAGATATTGAAATTGCACAAAGTGTAGTGTTACAGCCGATTGTAGATGTGGTCGAAAAAGTTAGCATTACTTACGATGATTTGGAATTATATGGAAAATACAAGGCTAAATTAGCCTTTGACAAGATTGAAGCCGTGAAAGAAAATGAGCTCGGCAAGCTGATTTTAGTAACGGCAATCAATCCAACGCCTGCTGGAGAGGGTAAGTCAACGGTGACCATCGGTCTAGCAGATGCCTTATCTAAAATCGGAAAGAAAACCATGATTGCTCTTCGTGAGCCGTCTTTAGGTCCAGTTATGGGAATCAAGGGCGGTGCTGCAGGCGGTGGCTACGCTCAGGTTTTGCCTATGGAGGACATCAACCTACATTTTACAGGGGATATGCACGCCATTACCACCGCAAATAATGCCCTCTCTGCCTTGATTGACAACCATATTCACCAAGGAAATAGCTTGGGGATTGACCAGCGGCGGATTATCTGGAAGCGCGTGGTAGACTTAAATGATCGAGCTTTACGCAAGGTAACAGTCGGTCTGGGTGGTCCTTTGAATGGTGTTCCACGTGAGGATGGCTTTGACATTACGGTGGCTTCTGAAATCATGGCTATTTTGTGCCTTGCAACGGACTTGAACGACTTGAAAGAGCGCTTGGCAAGCATCGTGATTGGCTATCGTTTTGACCGCAGTCCTGTCTATGTCAGAGATTTGGCGGTAGAAGGTGCACTAACCCTTCTCTTGAAAGAAGCCTTGAAACCAAATCTTGTGCAGACGATTTATGGTACGCCTGCCTTTGTACACGGAGGTCCTTTTGCAAATATTGCTCATGGCTGTAACTCTGTTTTAGCGACCTCAACGGCTCTTCGCTTGGCAGATTATGTGGTGACCGAAGCAGGGTTTGGTGCAGATCTCGGTGCGGAAAAATTCCTCGACATCAAAACACCCAATCTACCAAAAGCACCCGATGCTGTTGTGATTGTGGCAACTCTCAGAGCGCTTAAGATGCATGGCGGTGTAGCAAAAGAACATCTTTCAGAAGAAAATGTAGCGGCGGTGGAGGCAGGCTTTGCCAATCTCAAACGCCATGTTGAAAACGTGAAAAAATATGGTATTCCAGCAGTTGTTGCCATTAACGAATTTGTCACAGATACCCCAGCAGAAATTGCAGCTTTGAAAGAACTCTGTGCAAAAATTTCTGTTCCTGTTGAACTGACAAGTGTCTGGGCAAATGGTGCAACAGGTGGTGTGGACTTGGCTGAAACTCTCGTCAAAACGATCGAAGCACAACCTGCCAAGTATAAACGTCTTTATCAGGCAGATGATAGCTTGGAAACAAAAATTACTAGAATCGTGACAGAAATCTATGGTGGTAAGGGGCTTGTCTTTGAAAAGAAAGCCCGCACGCAATTGGGTGAATTTGCTAAGCACGGCTGGGACAAGTTGCCTGTTTGTATGGCGAAAACCCAGTACAGTTTTTCAGATGATCCAACTGCTCTCGGTGCCCCTGAAAACTTTGACATCACGATTCGTGAATTCGTACCAAAACTGGGAGCAGGCTTCATTGTCGCTCTGACAGGAGATGTCATGACCATGCCGGGTCTACCGAAACTGCCTGCGGCTCTGAACATGGACGTGGCAGAAGACGGAACTGCAATTGGACTCTTTTAA
- a CDS encoding DUF5052 family protein: MKKKWLKIALVLSLSVGVLAGCQSIQNWWKNTKAEWIGLDMTVRTYDENSQLIDQMSGKSLSIARNEEFDSVDSEGNSKGDSSVLKITLGKYEIDHVGSSLIAVEDGLEDIFLKYQKNATADDQQAAVPILNRMVSKFKNDFTGKAKVILIRSQNGTPLATYAGNKVSLYASDAPKTSELLIDGKRLIIYRCDYTIYDRELLER; the protein is encoded by the coding sequence ATGAAAAAGAAATGGTTGAAAATAGCTCTTGTACTCAGCTTATCGGTCGGTGTATTGGCAGGCTGTCAGTCTATTCAGAACTGGTGGAAAAATACCAAGGCAGAGTGGATTGGACTAGATATGACAGTACGGACCTATGATGAAAATTCACAACTGATTGATCAAATGTCTGGGAAATCCTTATCCATTGCTCGAAATGAAGAGTTTGATTCAGTGGATAGTGAAGGCAATTCAAAGGGAGATAGTTCCGTTTTGAAAATCACCTTGGGCAAATACGAAATTGACCACGTGGGATCATCCTTGATTGCAGTAGAAGATGGCTTAGAAGATATTTTCTTGAAATACCAAAAGAATGCGACCGCAGACGATCAGCAGGCAGCAGTTCCAATTCTCAATCGTATGGTTTCGAAATTTAAAAACGACTTTACTGGAAAAGCAAAAGTGATTTTGATTCGTTCACAAAATGGTACTCCGCTTGCAACCTATGCAGGAAATAAGGTTTCTTTATACGCTTCTGATGCACCAAAGACTTCAGAACTGCTAATTGATGGCAAACGCTTGATTATTTATCGTTGTGACTACACCATTTATGACAGGGAGTTGTTGGAGAGATGA
- a CDS encoding GNAT family N-acetyltransferase, translated as MMLIRTAQTTDAAAIRAIYAPYVEKTAITFDLEVPSVADFEQKITHITERYPFLVVEENTSVVGYAYASTYYDKSAYDWTAELTIYLDEEKRGSGVGSALYDALESELTQRGFKNFVVCISLPNDASMAFHKKCGYVQVAHFKKVGYKFDKWHDIVWLQKSLLEE; from the coding sequence ATGATGCTAATTCGCACTGCACAGACGACCGATGCGGCAGCTATTCGAGCAATCTATGCGCCTTATGTAGAGAAAACAGCCATTACCTTTGATTTGGAAGTACCGAGTGTGGCGGATTTTGAACAGAAAATCACGCATATTACGGAGCGCTATCCCTTTCTAGTTGTAGAAGAAAATACCTCTGTGGTAGGTTATGCCTACGCCTCCACCTACTACGATAAATCGGCTTACGATTGGACGGCAGAATTAACGATTTATCTGGATGAAGAGAAGCGTGGTTCAGGCGTGGGGAGCGCTTTGTACGATGCTTTGGAGAGTGAATTGACCCAGCGTGGTTTTAAGAACTTTGTAGTCTGCATTTCCCTGCCCAATGATGCCAGTATGGCCTTTCATAAGAAATGTGGGTATGTGCAGGTGGCGCATTTTAAAAAGGTTGGCTACAAATTTGACAAATGGCATGATATTGTTTGGTTACAAAAGAGTTTATTGGAGGAATAA
- a CDS encoding DNA alkylation repair protein, which yields MVTKEFIGGIRRRVEELQDQLKAVASAEEAEKMTTYLRNQFLFLGVRAGLRRKISKEFFKPYQKNPIDWNFVEQAWANPYREIHYTVIDYLTMNKRKLTPEDLPRLESLITTHSWWDSVDGLDRIAGEIAFSYPKAKSVLLDWSVSDNIWLRRVAIDHQLLRKQDTDTELLEQIVVNNLGQTEFFITKAIGWSLRDYSKVNPAWVREFLAKYEAKMAPLSIREASKYI from the coding sequence TTGGTTACAAAAGAGTTTATTGGAGGAATAAGGAGGCGGGTAGAAGAACTTCAAGACCAATTGAAGGCAGTTGCGTCTGCCGAAGAGGCAGAGAAAATGACGACCTACCTTCGCAACCAATTTCTTTTTTTAGGTGTGAGAGCTGGCTTACGCAGGAAAATCAGCAAGGAATTTTTTAAGCCTTATCAGAAGAATCCTATTGATTGGAACTTTGTCGAGCAGGCATGGGCTAATCCTTATCGTGAAATTCATTATACAGTAATTGATTACCTCACTATGAATAAACGAAAGTTGACACCAGAGGATTTGCCACGCTTGGAATCCTTGATTACAACGCATTCATGGTGGGACTCAGTCGATGGACTAGATAGAATTGCAGGGGAGATTGCGTTTTCCTATCCCAAAGCCAAGTCTGTTTTACTAGACTGGAGTGTTTCTGATAATATTTGGCTGCGTAGGGTGGCGATTGATCATCAACTATTGCGCAAGCAAGATACAGATACGGAGTTGTTAGAGCAAATAGTGGTCAACAATCTCGGTCAAACAGAGTTTTTCATCACTAAAGCGATTGGTTGGAGTCTACGAGATTATTCCAAAGTGAATCCAGCTTGGGTGAGGGAGTTCCTTGCTAAGTATGAGGCGAAAATGGCGCCTCTCAGCATTCGTGAAGCAAGTAAGTATATATAA
- a CDS encoding aspartate-semialdehyde dehydrogenase, producing the protein MGYTVAVVGATGAVGAQMIQMLEESTLPIDQVRYLASARSAGKVLQFKGQDVTIEETTEDAFEGVDIALFSAGGSTSAKYAPYAVKAGAVVVDNTSYFRQNPAVPLVVPEVNAHALDAHKGIIACPNCSTIQMMVALEPVRQKWGLNRIIVSTYQAVSGAGMGAILETQAQLRAVLNEGVAPKDVEANILPSGGDKKHYPIGFNALPQIDVFTDNDYTYEEMKMTNETKKIMEDDSIAVSATCVRIPVLSAHSESVYIETKEVAPIEEVKAAIAAFPGAVLEDDVAHQIYPQAINAVGKRETFVGRIRKDLDAEKGIHMWVVSDNLLKGAAWNSVQIAETLHERGLVRPTEEVVFELK; encoded by the coding sequence ATGGGATATACAGTAGCTGTTGTTGGTGCAACTGGTGCGGTTGGTGCACAAATGATTCAGATGTTGGAAGAGTCAACTTTGCCGATTGACCAGGTACGGTATTTGGCGTCTGCTCGTTCAGCTGGTAAGGTCTTGCAGTTCAAAGGACAGGATGTGACGATTGAAGAGACAACCGAAGATGCCTTTGAAGGTGTCGATATTGCCCTTTTCTCAGCAGGCGGTTCCACATCAGCTAAGTATGCTCCGTATGCGGTTAAGGCGGGCGCAGTTGTGGTGGATAATACCTCCTATTTCCGTCAAAATCCTGCTGTACCATTAGTGGTGCCAGAAGTCAATGCGCATGCCTTAGATGCTCATAAGGGCATTATCGCTTGTCCAAACTGTTCAACTATTCAAATGATGGTAGCCTTAGAACCTGTTCGTCAAAAATGGGGCTTAAATCGTATTATTGTGTCGACCTACCAAGCTGTTTCTGGAGCTGGTATGGGAGCGATTTTGGAAACACAGGCACAACTTCGTGCGGTTTTAAATGAGGGCGTAGCTCCAAAAGATGTCGAAGCGAATATCTTACCTTCTGGTGGTGATAAAAAGCATTACCCAATTGGATTTAACGCTCTTCCACAAATTGATGTCTTTACAGACAATGATTACACCTACGAAGAGATGAAAATGACCAATGAAACCAAGAAAATCATGGAGGACGACAGCATTGCAGTTTCTGCGACCTGTGTCCGTATTCCGGTCTTGTCAGCCCATTCAGAATCTGTTTATATTGAAACAAAAGAAGTAGCGCCGATTGAGGAAGTCAAGGCAGCAATCGCAGCCTTTCCAGGTGCTGTATTAGAAGATGATGTGGCTCATCAGATTTACCCACAAGCTATCAATGCTGTTGGAAAACGTGAAACTTTTGTCGGTCGGATCCGTAAAGATTTGGATGCTGAAAAAGGGATTCATATGTGGGTTGTCTCAGATAACTTATTAAAGGGGGCGGCATGGAACTCTGTTCAAATCGCTGAAACCCTGCATGAACGTGGATTGGTTCGTCCAACAGAAGAAGTCGTTTTTGAATTAAAATAA
- the dapA gene encoding 4-hydroxy-tetrahydrodipicolinate synthase produces the protein MSLEELRKARIITALVTPFHEDGSINFKALPKLIEHLLAHHTEGLILAGTTGESPTLTHEEELELFAEVQRIVAGRVPLIAGIGTNDTRDSIEFAREVASFGGFAAGLAVTPYYNKPTQEGLYQHYKAIADASSLPIMLYNVPGRTVAGLTVETSLRLAQHPNIIAIKDCTGVAAISHLVENAPEDFLVYTGEDGEAFHAKALGAQGVISVAAHTNGDDFYTMFDALDKGDMAEAASIQRKLLPKVDALFSTTSPAPLKAVLNHQGFEVGPLRLPLVACTEEEAKAIIAVMEK, from the coding sequence ATGTCTTTAGAAGAATTGAGAAAAGCACGCATTATTACGGCGCTTGTGACGCCTTTTCATGAAGATGGGAGTATCAACTTTAAGGCGTTGCCTAAGTTGATTGAGCATTTACTTGCACACCATACGGAAGGTTTGATTTTAGCTGGAACAACAGGAGAAAGTCCGACCTTAACCCATGAGGAAGAGTTGGAGTTGTTCGCAGAGGTACAGCGAATTGTTGCGGGTCGTGTGCCCCTGATTGCGGGTATCGGAACCAATGATACGCGGGATTCGATTGAATTTGCACGGGAGGTCGCAAGCTTTGGTGGATTTGCAGCAGGACTTGCAGTCACACCTTACTACAATAAACCAACGCAAGAAGGGCTTTATCAGCACTACAAGGCGATTGCGGATGCCAGCAGTTTACCGATTATGCTCTACAATGTACCTGGGCGTACCGTAGCTGGTTTGACTGTAGAAACCTCTCTACGCTTAGCGCAACATCCAAATATTATTGCGATTAAAGATTGTACAGGAGTAGCTGCTATTTCCCATCTAGTCGAGAATGCTCCTGAAGATTTCTTGGTCTATACTGGTGAAGATGGGGAGGCTTTCCATGCTAAGGCTCTAGGAGCGCAAGGTGTAATCAGCGTAGCAGCTCATACCAATGGAGACGATTTTTATACCATGTTTGATGCCTTGGATAAGGGAGATATGGCAGAGGCAGCAAGCATTCAGCGTAAATTATTGCCGAAAGTGGATGCTCTCTTTTCAACGACAAGTCCAGCTCCCCTAAAAGCAGTGCTCAATCACCAAGGATTTGAAGTAGGCCCCCTTCGTTTGCCGCTTGTTGCTTGTACAGAAGAAGAAGCAAAAGCGATTATCGCTGTTATGGAAAAATAG
- the nmlR gene encoding stress response transcriptional regulator NmlR, with product MNIKKASELSGLSSDTIRYYERIGLIPKIPRNSAGIREFSKQDLAALEFVRCFRNAGISVESLIDYISLCQDGEDQHLEERRAILMDEREKLQKKADELLKAISRLDYKIDNYEKVMVEKERKLFKKGD from the coding sequence ATGAATATTAAAAAAGCTAGTGAGTTATCCGGCTTGTCTAGTGATACCATTCGTTACTATGAGCGGATTGGTCTGATTCCAAAGATTCCGCGAAATAGCGCAGGTATTCGTGAGTTTAGCAAGCAAGATTTAGCTGCATTGGAGTTTGTCCGTTGTTTTAGGAATGCTGGAATATCCGTTGAGAGCTTGATTGACTATATTAGCTTGTGCCAAGACGGAGAGGACCAACATCTTGAAGAACGCCGTGCGATTTTGATGGACGAACGCGAAAAATTACAGAAAAAGGCTGATGAGCTCTTAAAAGCTATCAGCAGATTAGACTATAAGATTGACAATTATGAAAAAGTCATGGTGGAAAAAGAAAGAAAACTGTTTAAAAAAGGAGACTAA